TGCCCGAGGAAAGACTCTGGGTAACAGTTTACAAGGACGACCAGGAGGCCGAAGACCTGTGGCTCAAGCACATGGGCGTGAATCCCGATCGTTTTTCACGCCTGGGTGAAAAGGATAATTTCTGGTCCATGGGAGATACCGGCCCGTGCGGTCCTTGTTCCGAGATTTTTTATGACCACGGGGCCGATGTGGCTGGTGGCCCTCCGGGAACTCCGGATGAAGATGGCGACCGCTACGTGGAAATCTGGAACCTGGTATTTATGCAATTTAACCGGGCTGCTGACGGCGCCATGACGCCTTTACCCAAGCCATCGGTTGATACCGGTATGGGGCTTGAGCGTATCTCGGCAGTAATGCAGGGCGTGCACAGCAACTACGAGATTGACCTGTTCCAGGGCTTGATTGGCGCTATTGCGGATTTGCTCAAGGTTAAAGACAGGCAAAGCAAGTCACTTAACGTTATCGCTGATCATATTCGCGCCTGCGCGTTCCTGGTGCTGGACGGTATTTTCCCTTCCAATGAAGGGCGGGGTTATGTGTTGCGTCGCATCATGCGGCGCGCCATTCGTCATGGCCATCATCTTGGCGCAACAGAACCGTTCTTCTACAAGCTGGTTCGACCCCTGATTGACCAGATGGGTGGCGCTTACCCGGAACTGGCGCGCACGCGCGAACAGATCGAGAAAGTTTTGCGCCAGGAGGAAGAGCGTTTTGCCGAAACCCTGGATCACGGCATGCGCGTACTGGAAGATGCGATTGCATCATTGAAGGCCGATACCATCCCGGGAGACGTTGTATTCCAATTATACGATACGTACGGATTCCCTGTTGACCTGACTGCCGATATTGCGCGTGAGCGTGAGCTCAAAGTGGACATGGCAGGGTTCAACCAGGCTATGGATGCACAGCGTGAACGTGCGCGTTCCGCATCCAGCTTCAAGACCGCGCAACTTGAAACCATTTCTGCACCGGAAATTGATGCTGAATTTACCGGTTATGCCGCACTGCATGGCCAGGCAAAGATCCAGCTGCTGCACGCCGCGGCCGGCGAGGGTGCTGTACTGAATGAAGGCGAGGAGGGCGTAATCTTCCTGGATCGGACACCGTTTTATGCCGAGTCAGGTGGCCAAGTGGGAGATCGCGGGCGCCTGGTTGCCAATGGCGCGGTATTTGAAGTGCTGGATACGCAAAAAGGTCACGCGCATATTGGCAAGGTAATCCAGGGCAAGTTTGAGCTTAATGCTGCAGTTGAATGTGAGGTTGATAGCGCGAGACGCGAGGCAACTGCATTTAATCATTCCGCCACGCATTTGATGCACGCCGCGTTGAGGAAAGTGCTTGGTGAGCATGTGCAACAAAAAGGTTCGCTAGTAGATCCACAGCGCCTGCGTTTTGATTTTTCACATTTCGAAGCGGTTACATCAGAACAGCTTCGCGAAATTGAATCCCTGGTTAATGCCGAGATCCGCCAAAATAATGAAGTCGATACCCGGGAAATGTCTGTTGATGCTGCAATGCAAGCCGGTGCCATGGCGTTATTTGGCGAAAAATATGGCGACCTGGTCCGGGTCGTCGGTATGGGCGGGTTTTCGAAGGAGTTGTGTGGTGGCACACACGTAAAACGTACCGGAGACATTGGTCTTTTCCGGATAACGTCGGAAAGTGGCGTCGCGGCCGGTGTACGACGCATTGAGGCAGTGACCGGTGCCGTGGCGCTTGAATATGTCAGATCAAAAGAAGATCAGCTGGATCGTGTGGCCGGTTTGCTCAAGGCAAAGGGTGACGATGTGGAAGCCAAGGTCAGTCAGCTCAATGACCGGCTAAAACACCTGGAAAAGGAACTGACCCGGGCCAGGGAGCAACTGGCAGCAGGTTCCGGAGACGCCTTGCTTGACCAGGTTGTCGAGATTAACGGTATCAAGGTGCTTGCAGCCAACCTTGACGGTGCTGACAGTAAAACGCTGCGCGACACAATGGACCGACTCAAGGACAAGCTCCAGGAGGCAGTCATAGTTCTTGCTGCCGTGGATGGCGACAAGGTGTCTTTGGTTGCGGGCGTGACAAAAGCGCTCACCGGCCAATTTAAGGCCGGAGACCTGATTCGAGATGTTGCTGCTATGGTTGGCGGAAAGGGTGGCGGCCGACCTGATATGGCGCAGGCTGGCGGAAATCATCCTGAAAAGCTGCCTGAAGCTCTGGCACTGGTGTCAGACTGGGTTCGCTCAAAAATCTCCTGATGCCCGGTGAGCCGGGTTTGTGCCGGCTGCCTGGAATGGTTCTTTTCTTTATCCTTTTCGGATATTTACTCCAGCGTGTAAAGTGGGTTTAATCGGCGCCTCCTTAACGTCTTTCAGATTTCATTATGGCACTAATCGTTCAAAAATATGGTGGCACCTCAGTCGGTAATCCGGAGCGTATAACCAATGTCGCCAACAAGGTTGCTCGCATGCATGCAGAGGGTAACCAGGTTGTAGTCGTGGTTTCAGCCATGAGCGGCGAGACCAATCGTTTGATTGACTTGGCGAATCAGGTATCTGATGACCCATCACCGCGGGAGCTGGATGTGCTGGTTTCAACCGGGGAACAAGTCACCATTGCATTGCTGGCGATGGCGTTACATAAAAAAGGCGTTGAGGCTGTCTCCTATACCGGTTACCAGGTTCATATTCGTACCGATAACGTTCACGGCAAGGCGCGCATTCAGGATATCGATGGTCAGCGGGTCAAGACCGACCTGGATGCCGGACGAGTGGTGGTGGTCGCAGGGTTTCAGGGG
This genomic window from Gammaproteobacteria bacterium contains:
- the alaS gene encoding alanine--tRNA ligase, yielding MKSAEIRQRFLDYFNRNGHEVVASAPLIPGNDPTLLFTNAGMNQFKDVFLGQDTRSYVRAASSQRCLRAGGKHNDLENVGYTARHHTFFEMLGNFSFGDYFKKEAIEFAWEFLTREMKLPEERLWVTVYKDDQEAEDLWLKHMGVNPDRFSRLGEKDNFWSMGDTGPCGPCSEIFYDHGADVAGGPPGTPDEDGDRYVEIWNLVFMQFNRAADGAMTPLPKPSVDTGMGLERISAVMQGVHSNYEIDLFQGLIGAIADLLKVKDRQSKSLNVIADHIRACAFLVLDGIFPSNEGRGYVLRRIMRRAIRHGHHLGATEPFFYKLVRPLIDQMGGAYPELARTREQIEKVLRQEEERFAETLDHGMRVLEDAIASLKADTIPGDVVFQLYDTYGFPVDLTADIARERELKVDMAGFNQAMDAQRERARSASSFKTAQLETISAPEIDAEFTGYAALHGQAKIQLLHAAAGEGAVLNEGEEGVIFLDRTPFYAESGGQVGDRGRLVANGAVFEVLDTQKGHAHIGKVIQGKFELNAAVECEVDSARREATAFNHSATHLMHAALRKVLGEHVQQKGSLVDPQRLRFDFSHFEAVTSEQLREIESLVNAEIRQNNEVDTREMSVDAAMQAGAMALFGEKYGDLVRVVGMGGFSKELCGGTHVKRTGDIGLFRITSESGVAAGVRRIEAVTGAVALEYVRSKEDQLDRVAGLLKAKGDDVEAKVSQLNDRLKHLEKELTRAREQLAAGSGDALLDQVVEINGIKVLAANLDGADSKTLRDTMDRLKDKLQEAVIVLAAVDGDKVSLVAGVTKALTGQFKAGDLIRDVAAMVGGKGGGRPDMAQAGGNHPEKLPEALALVSDWVRSKIS